A region of Candidatus Diapherotrites archaeon DNA encodes the following proteins:
- a CDS encoding peptidylprolyl isomerase codes for MKNVVEKGDTVKADYIGTFVDGNKFDSSIDRKEPLEFVAGAGQMIKGFDAAVIGMKLNDEKNITLQPKDAYGEKDQSLVKQVPKSNLTDQNISPEVGMTLFANGQQIEVTAVDENTVTLDFNSRMAGKTLNFWLKVVGITKKRA; via the coding sequence ATGAAAAACGTTGTGGAAAAAGGCGACACTGTCAAAGCCGACTACATTGGCACGTTTGTCGACGGCAACAAGTTTGATTCTTCGATTGACCGGAAAGAGCCGCTGGAATTCGTGGCCGGCGCCGGACAGATGATAAAAGGCTTTGACGCCGCAGTCATTGGCATGAAATTGAACGATGAGAAGAACATAACTCTCCAGCCCAAGGACGCGTACGGCGAAAAGGACCAAAGCCTGGTCAAGCAGGTTCCGAAATCCAATCTTACCGACCAGAACATTTCACCCGAAGTCGGCATGACCTTGTTCGCGAACGGCCAGCAGATTGAAGTCACGGCAGTCGACGAGAACACAGTCACTTTGGACTTCAACAGCAGGATGGCGGGCAAAACCCTGAACTTCTGGCTCAAAGTGGTCGGAATAACCAAAAAGCGGGCTTAA
- a CDS encoding site-specific integrase, producing MIKTESQLSNYFSGFEEQIGKHNAQLIIAFAEKHRATVTEPSLQRISTVCIRLKSIAKWLNKPLDRLTEADLIRLNTAMRDKGMKSSADYRQCLKHFFKLTDKKRFYDLIESEYLRNVKKKGTDQLVDAEEFWSQSQCNDYLMESLNRSKRHGAFAAIWLSCGMRPHEIMGLHKADLELDGQSLVVKVRSGKTGKRTIVLNGNEGTGVFRYVEPYLDTLKDNEKLFSLTYKAVEKCHHNICEKIGLPEGKSRKLYMSRKRTLTRWYNEFGLVKAAKMCGHVQGGRAMKHYLDMTDEELKENKRPERLENKVCPNPNCKQVNEPLSGLCSKCSSPLDRERFDELIKSSLDELVETKIALAIVKLQNEALKLKTQ from the coding sequence ATGATTAAGACAGAATCGCAGCTTTCAAACTACTTTTCTGGGTTCGAGGAACAGATAGGCAAGCACAACGCCCAGTTAATAATTGCTTTTGCCGAAAAGCACAGGGCGACCGTTACAGAGCCGAGCCTTCAACGAATTAGCACGGTTTGCATTCGTTTGAAGTCTATTGCCAAGTGGCTGAACAAGCCTCTGGACAGGCTAACCGAAGCCGACCTAATCAGGCTTAACACGGCAATGCGCGACAAGGGCATGAAGTCAAGCGCGGACTACCGGCAATGCCTAAAGCACTTTTTCAAGCTGACCGACAAAAAGCGTTTCTATGACCTCATTGAATCAGAATACCTGCGAAACGTCAAGAAAAAGGGCACAGACCAGCTTGTGGACGCGGAAGAATTTTGGAGTCAAAGCCAATGCAACGATTATCTCATGGAAAGCCTTAACCGTTCCAAAAGGCACGGTGCGTTTGCTGCAATTTGGTTGTCGTGTGGCATGAGGCCGCATGAAATAATGGGTTTGCATAAGGCAGACCTTGAATTGGATGGACAAAGCCTTGTAGTCAAGGTTCGGAGCGGCAAAACCGGCAAAAGAACAATCGTGTTAAACGGCAACGAAGGAACAGGGGTTTTTCGATATGTTGAGCCTTACCTTGACACTTTGAAAGACAACGAAAAGCTATTTTCCCTGACTTACAAGGCCGTTGAAAAATGCCACCACAACATTTGTGAAAAAATAGGCTTGCCGGAAGGCAAAAGCCGAAAGCTTTACATGAGCAGAAAACGGACTTTGACACGCTGGTATAACGAGTTTGGGCTTGTCAAGGCCGCCAAAATGTGCGGCCACGTGCAAGGCGGTCGGGCAATGAAACACTATTTGGACATGACCGACGAGGAATTGAAGGAAAACAAGCGGCCGGAACGCCTTGAAAACAAGGTTTGCCCCAATCCAAATTGCAAGCAAGTCAACGAACCGCTTAGCGGCCTATGCTCCAAATGCAGCAGCCCGCTGGACAGGGAACGCTTTGACGAGCTGATAAAAAGCAGCTTGGACGAACTGGTTGAAACAAAAATTGCGCTGGCAATCGTCAAACTCCAAAATGAAGCCCTGAAACTCAAAACCCAATAG